In the Flavobacterium sp. J372 genome, one interval contains:
- a CDS encoding YfhO family protein, with product MKNLNRFYPHLLALLGFVLVAVIYFYPVLQGKEIYQSDIAQYTGMAKEQNDFRKQTGEEPYWTNSAFGGMPTYQLGAKYPHNYIKQLDSVLRFLPRPADYLFLYFIGFYILLRVLRVDPLKAFLGSLAFGFSTYLVIILGVGHNAKAHAIAYMPMVVAGVLLVFQRRYIAGGLLTMLAAALEINANHFQMTYYLLILLLVLGVYFTIKMVKNKESKQLGITAGIFAGAAILAIGANATSLMATSEYAKISNRGKSELKFNPDGSANTTDASMEYDYITEYSYGIAESLNLIAPRLFGGGNRENAGEGSHMYDFILEQGATPAEAKEFAANVPTYWGDQPIVEAPAYIGAIVFFLAVLALFIDKRKFKYAFLAGAIISLMLSWGKNFEPLTRFFIDYVPMYDKFRAVSSIQVILELCMPVLAIMGLQSFYKAAKEEQWKPLWQSSAVALGIIVILFVMKGSFSFAGLRDEDYRQGYGEMGTAFVDALKEQRMQMYTADLLRSGVLILLTAGLLWAYMKDKLKATASVIIVGILMVGDLFFVDKKYVNAEDFVSARQVNIPFEADEADNMIKEDTTHFRVYEAMGRLQGRTSYFHNSVGGYSAVRPRRMDQLFTHMVEPKMSDIFRNINQQSLSLTKPNPILDMLNVKYVLLQANEGQNVPVTNPFANGPAWFVGNIKLVKTADEEIKAVASINTKQTAVINAEDFGSHFKDGQKMFVVDSTATIKLDEVKPNYLKYNSNNTNAGLAVFSEMYYASGWNAFIDGKPASHFQADYVLRAMNVPAGKHTIEFKFEPQVVKTGSSIALVSSILMLLLIGRGIYVETRKAHQPPKGKNPAKN from the coding sequence ATGAAGAATCTTAACAGGTTTTACCCGCATTTACTGGCGTTGCTTGGCTTTGTGCTTGTAGCCGTAATTTATTTTTACCCTGTGCTGCAGGGCAAAGAAATATACCAGAGTGATATTGCCCAATATACGGGTATGGCTAAAGAACAGAATGATTTCCGCAAGCAGACAGGTGAAGAGCCATACTGGACAAACAGCGCTTTTGGCGGTATGCCAACGTACCAGCTTGGCGCAAAGTATCCGCACAATTATATTAAGCAGCTTGACTCAGTTTTAAGATTCCTGCCACGCCCGGCAGATTATCTTTTCCTGTATTTCATTGGGTTTTATATACTTCTTAGGGTGCTCAGGGTCGACCCGTTAAAAGCTTTTCTGGGTTCACTTGCATTTGGTTTTTCTACCTATTTAGTTATAATCCTGGGGGTTGGGCATAATGCCAAAGCACACGCCATTGCTTACATGCCTATGGTTGTGGCAGGTGTGTTGCTCGTTTTCCAACGCAGGTACATTGCAGGCGGGCTGCTCACCATGCTTGCTGCAGCGTTAGAGATTAATGCGAACCATTTCCAGATGACGTATTACCTACTGATATTGCTATTGGTGCTGGGTGTCTACTTTACCATAAAGATGGTAAAAAATAAAGAATCTAAGCAGCTGGGCATAACAGCAGGTATTTTTGCCGGTGCTGCCATTCTCGCAATCGGAGCGAATGCCACAAGCCTGATGGCGACATCTGAATATGCCAAGATTAGCAACAGAGGGAAGAGCGAACTAAAATTCAATCCTGACGGTTCGGCCAATACTACCGATGCCTCTATGGAATATGACTATATCACTGAATACAGCTATGGTATTGCAGAAAGCCTTAACCTTATAGCCCCGCGACTATTTGGCGGCGGAAACCGTGAAAATGCAGGTGAAGGCAGCCATATGTATGATTTTATATTAGAACAAGGTGCAACGCCTGCTGAAGCTAAAGAATTTGCGGCAAACGTACCTACCTATTGGGGAGACCAGCCTATAGTTGAAGCTCCCGCTTATATTGGAGCCATTGTTTTCTTTCTTGCTGTGCTGGCATTATTTATTGATAAGCGTAAGTTTAAGTATGCGTTTTTGGCTGGTGCTATAATTTCACTTATGCTTTCATGGGGTAAAAATTTCGAACCACTTACCCGATTTTTCATTGACTATGTCCCTATGTATGATAAGTTCAGGGCTGTATCGTCAATACAGGTAATTCTTGAACTGTGCATGCCGGTACTGGCTATTATGGGGCTTCAAAGTTTCTACAAAGCTGCAAAGGAAGAACAGTGGAAGCCGCTTTGGCAGTCTTCAGCCGTTGCTTTGGGTATTATCGTGATTTTATTTGTCATGAAAGGTTCATTCAGTTTTGCCGGCCTTCGCGATGAGGATTATCGACAAGGATATGGCGAAATGGGTACTGCTTTTGTTGATGCGCTTAAAGAGCAGAGAATGCAGATGTATACTGCAGACCTACTGCGTTCAGGTGTATTGATTTTACTTACGGCAGGGCTTCTTTGGGCTTACATGAAAGATAAGCTGAAAGCTACTGCATCGGTTATAATTGTCGGGATATTAATGGTTGGCGACCTTTTCTTTGTTGACAAAAAATATGTAAACGCTGAAGATTTTGTAAGTGCAAGACAAGTAAACATACCATTTGAAGCAGATGAGGCCGACAATATGATTAAAGAAGACACTACGCATTTCAGGGTTTATGAAGCAATGGGCAGATTGCAGGGCAGGACGTCGTATTTCCACAATTCAGTTGGAGGATATAGCGCTGTACGCCCGCGCAGGATGGACCAGCTATTCACACACATGGTTGAGCCTAAGATGAGCGACATATTCCGTAATATTAATCAGCAATCTCTTTCCCTAACAAAGCCGAACCCGATACTTGACATGCTAAATGTGAAGTATGTATTGCTTCAGGCTAATGAAGGGCAGAATGTTCCGGTAACCAACCCTTTCGCAAATGGCCCTGCGTGGTTTGTGGGTAATATCAAGCTTGTAAAGACTGCTGATGAAGAAATTAAAGCGGTTGCAAGTATTAACACCAAACAAACCGCAGTAATTAATGCAGAAGATTTTGGCTCACATTTTAAAGATGGACAAAAAATGTTTGTAGTTGACAGCACAGCTACTATAAAACTTGATGAAGTAAAGCCCAACTACTTGAAGTACAATTCTAACAATACAAATGCCGGCCTCGCTGTGTTCTCAGAAATGTATTATGCCAGCGGATGGAATGCTTTTATAGATGGAAAGCCGGCTTCTCACTTTCAGGCAGATTATGTATTGAGGGCGATGAATGTTCCTGCCGGAAAACACACTATTGAATTTAAATTTGAACCCCAGGTTGTAAAAACAGGCAGCAGTATAGCTTTGGTTAGTTCAATTTTGATGTTATTGCTTATTGGAAGGGGAATATACGTTGAGACAAGAAAAGCCCACCAACCCCCAAAGGGGAAGAATCCTGCTAAAAATTAG
- a CDS encoding glycosyltransferase family 4 protein codes for MEGGQIPPSGVRGLKVLIITYYWPPAGGPGVQRWLKFVKYLPGYGITPIVFVPQNPTYPLIDEGLAKDVSPNLEIHQQPILEPYSWAATFSKSSTQKISSGIIPDKKKQSALQKLMLWVRGNLFIPDARVLWVKPSVRFLSYYIPKNNIDAIITTGPPHSLHLIGMELQQRLGVKWVADFRDPWTTIGYHKELKLSTSAEKKHKELETKVLNSADVIIVTSPTTKAEFETITSKPIEVITNGYDVENIGRQQLDEHFTLAHIGSFLSERNPKILWEALAELVTENEHFRQKFRMKLAGAVSQEILASIKNAGLENHIDLLGYLSHEQALIEQRKSQVLLMVEIDSPDTRCIIPGKLFEYMAAERPILAIGPEGADFAGIVTATNTGKFITYQEKEKLKNTILAYFEQYLANDLKVHAIGLQQYSRKSLTGKLAEFLRKL; via the coding sequence ATGGAAGGAGGGCAAATTCCCCCTTCGGGGGTTAGGGGGCTGAAAGTCCTCATCATAACCTACTACTGGCCGCCTGCGGGTGGGCCCGGTGTGCAGCGCTGGCTCAAGTTTGTGAAGTATCTGCCTGGTTATGGTATAACACCTATTGTATTTGTTCCGCAAAACCCCACATACCCTTTGATTGATGAAGGTCTAGCAAAAGATGTAAGCCCTAACCTTGAGATACACCAGCAGCCTATACTGGAACCTTATTCATGGGCAGCGACGTTCTCAAAAAGCAGTACACAAAAAATAAGTTCGGGTATCATTCCCGACAAAAAGAAACAATCAGCTCTCCAAAAACTAATGCTGTGGGTGAGGGGAAACCTGTTCATACCTGATGCCAGGGTGCTTTGGGTGAAGCCGTCGGTCAGGTTTTTGTCTTACTATATCCCGAAAAATAATATTGACGCCATCATCACAACAGGGCCGCCACACAGCCTTCACCTCATTGGTATGGAATTGCAGCAGAGGCTGGGGGTGAAGTGGGTAGCTGATTTTCGTGACCCATGGACAACAATAGGGTATCACAAAGAATTGAAATTATCCACATCAGCTGAAAAAAAGCATAAAGAACTTGAAACGAAGGTGTTGAATAGTGCCGATGTGATTATTGTCACCAGCCCAACGACTAAAGCAGAGTTTGAAACTATAACAAGCAAACCTATAGAAGTAATTACTAATGGCTACGATGTAGAGAATATTGGCAGGCAACAACTAGACGAGCATTTTACGCTTGCACATATAGGTTCATTTTTATCTGAGCGCAATCCTAAGATTTTGTGGGAGGCACTGGCTGAACTTGTTACTGAAAATGAACACTTCAGGCAGAAATTCAGGATGAAGCTTGCCGGCGCAGTAAGCCAGGAAATATTAGCATCAATTAAAAATGCAGGGCTTGAAAATCACATTGACCTGCTTGGCTACCTTTCTCATGAACAGGCTTTAATTGAGCAACGTAAGTCGCAGGTACTGCTTATGGTTGAGATTGATTCGCCTGATACACGTTGTATTATCCCTGGGAAACTATTTGAATATATGGCTGCTGAAAGGCCAATTTTAGCCATAGGCCCAGAAGGTGCCGACTTTGCAGGAATAGTAACGGCAACTAATACCGGAAAGTTTATTACTTATCAGGAAAAAGAAAAACTAAAAAACACCATACTGGCCTATTTTGAACAGTATCTTGCAAATGACCTTAAAGTCCACGCCATTGGCCTGCAGCAATACTCCCGTAAATCCCTTACCGGAAAACTGGCAGAGTTTTTAAGGAAATTATAA
- a CDS encoding DNA primase: MKRVIVDYAKLTNEILTLLVEKFPEGYDDSHIVRFKNAKNETIEAVEVRTEDTIYLVKVSTKLADRIENFDDDDVDETTGGDELDALKDLEMKDDDDDADDSDSVDAGDADGDEDDDDEDLDEDGMPRRRSASASFDDEDEDEDDEE; this comes from the coding sequence ATGAAAAGAGTTATAGTTGACTACGCAAAATTAACCAACGAAATCCTGACGCTTTTAGTGGAAAAATTCCCTGAAGGTTATGATGATTCTCATATTGTGCGCTTTAAAAATGCCAAAAACGAAACTATTGAGGCTGTTGAAGTGCGCACTGAAGATACCATATACCTTGTAAAAGTAAGTACCAAGCTGGCTGACAGGATTGAAAACTTTGATGATGATGATGTTGATGAGACTACCGGAGGTGATGAGCTTGATGCGCTAAAAGACCTTGAAATGAAAGATGATGATGATGATGCGGATGACTCTGACAGCGTTGATGCAGGTGATGCGGACGGAGATGAAGATGATGATGACGAGGACCTTGATGAAGATGGGATGCCGCGAAGAAGGTCAGCATCCGCAAGCTTTGATGATGAGGATGAAGACGAAGACGACGAAGAATAA
- a CDS encoding deoxyhypusine synthase family protein: protein MSKGPISQFIEKYYLHFNSAALVDAAKAYEKQLEDGAKMMVTLAGAMSTAELGKIFAEMIRQDKVQIISCTGANLEEDIMNLVAHSHYERVPNYRDLTPQQEWDLLERGLNRVTDTCIPEHEAFRRLQKHIYKIWKDADDAGERYFPHEFMYKMLLSGVLEEYYEIDLKDSWMYAAAEKNLPIVVPGWEDSTMGNIFASYVIKGELKASTMKSGIEYMAWLADWYRDNCDSGIGFFQIGGGIAGDFPICVVPMLYQDMEMHDVPFWSYFCQISDSTTSYGSYSGAVPNEKITWGKLDINTPKFIIESDATIVAPLIFAYLLDY, encoded by the coding sequence ATGAGTAAAGGACCAATCAGTCAGTTTATTGAAAAGTATTACCTGCATTTCAATTCGGCTGCGCTTGTTGATGCTGCAAAAGCTTATGAAAAGCAGCTTGAAGATGGCGCCAAAATGATGGTGACGCTTGCCGGTGCCATGAGTACAGCTGAGCTGGGTAAGATTTTCGCTGAAATGATACGCCAGGATAAGGTGCAGATAATTTCGTGCACCGGCGCAAACCTTGAAGAGGATATAATGAACCTTGTGGCGCACTCTCATTATGAGCGCGTGCCAAACTACCGTGACCTTACACCACAACAGGAATGGGATTTGCTTGAGCGTGGCCTAAACCGCGTTACAGACACGTGTATACCTGAGCATGAAGCTTTTCGCCGCCTGCAAAAGCATATCTATAAAATTTGGAAAGATGCTGATGATGCAGGCGAGCGCTACTTCCCGCATGAGTTTATGTACAAGATGCTGCTTTCGGGAGTGCTTGAAGAATATTATGAGATCGATCTTAAAGACAGCTGGATGTATGCCGCTGCTGAAAAGAACCTGCCAATAGTTGTGCCGGGTTGGGAAGACAGCACTATGGGTAATATTTTTGCATCTTATGTAATTAAAGGTGAACTTAAAGCTTCAACCATGAAATCAGGTATTGAGTACATGGCGTGGCTTGCCGACTGGTACAGGGATAACTGCGACAGCGGTATCGGTTTCTTCCAGATTGGCGGCGGTATAGCCGGTGATTTCCCTATTTGTGTGGTGCCAATGCTTTACCAGGATATGGAGATGCACGATGTGCCGTTCTGGAGCTACTTCTGCCAGATATCAGACTCTACAACCAGTTACGGTTCTTATTCAGGCGCTGTGCCTAATGAGAAAATCACATGGGGTAAACTTGATATCAATACACCTAAATTTATAATAGAATCTGACGCTACAATTGTTGCGCCGCTCATATTTGCCTACCTATTAGATTATTAG
- a CDS encoding arginine decarboxylase — translation MNTKYFDLINQTFYFPQEEFTLNKDNLQFHNIDLMKLVEQYGTPLKFTYLPQISNNIRKAKSWFRNAMEKNKYDGKYYYCYCTKSSHFEYVMNEAFKNNIHIETSAAYDIDIVERLLESGKINKNTYIICNGFKRAQYIENIARLINKGYNRTMPIIDNYEELDLLQEQINGKFKIGIRIAAEEEPKFEFYTSRLGIGYKNIVPFYRKQIQENKNVELKMLHFFINTGIRDTSYYWNELLKCLKVYVSLKKECPTLDSLNIGGGFPIKNSLAFEYDYQYMIDEIINQIKIACDEAEVDVPNIFTEFGSFTVGESGGAIYQVLYQKQQNDREKWNMIDSSFITTLPDTWAINKRFIMLAINRWNDSYERVLLGGLTCDSDDYYNSEQNMNAIYLPKYNKEKPLYIGFFNTGAYQETIGGYGGLHHCLIPQPKHILIDRDENGILATEVFSEMQKAEEVLKILGYDKK, via the coding sequence ATGAATACTAAATATTTCGACTTAATAAACCAGACTTTTTATTTTCCTCAGGAAGAATTCACGCTAAATAAAGATAACCTTCAGTTTCATAATATAGACCTTATGAAGCTGGTAGAACAGTACGGTACGCCACTTAAGTTTACATACCTGCCCCAAATCTCCAACAACATCCGTAAAGCCAAAAGCTGGTTCAGGAACGCGATGGAGAAAAACAAGTATGATGGCAAATACTATTATTGCTATTGCACAAAAAGCTCTCATTTTGAATATGTTATGAATGAAGCATTCAAAAACAACATTCATATCGAGACATCGGCAGCTTATGATATTGACATTGTTGAGAGGCTTTTGGAATCGGGCAAAATAAACAAGAACACTTACATAATATGTAACGGTTTCAAGCGCGCACAGTATATTGAAAACATTGCGCGCCTTATCAACAAAGGGTATAACAGGACAATGCCGATTATTGATAATTATGAAGAGCTTGACCTGCTACAGGAACAGATAAACGGTAAGTTTAAAATCGGTATCCGTATTGCTGCCGAAGAAGAGCCTAAGTTTGAATTTTATACTTCAAGGCTTGGCATAGGTTATAAAAACATAGTGCCTTTTTACAGGAAACAGATTCAGGAGAACAAGAATGTGGAGCTGAAAATGCTTCACTTCTTCATCAATACTGGTATCCGCGATACGTCATACTACTGGAATGAGCTTTTGAAGTGTCTTAAAGTATATGTGAGCCTTAAAAAAGAATGCCCTACGCTTGACAGCCTTAATATTGGCGGTGGTTTCCCTATCAAAAACTCGCTTGCGTTTGAGTATGATTATCAATACATGATCGATGAGATCATCAACCAGATAAAAATTGCCTGTGATGAAGCCGAAGTTGATGTGCCAAACATCTTTACTGAATTCGGGTCGTTTACAGTTGGCGAAAGCGGCGGGGCTATCTACCAGGTGCTTTACCAGAAACAGCAGAATGACAGGGAAAAGTGGAACATGATTGACTCGTCTTTCATTACAACCCTGCCCGATACATGGGCTATCAATAAGCGCTTTATCATGCTGGCTATTAACCGGTGGAATGATTCCTACGAGCGGGTACTTCTGGGCGGACTGACTTGTGACAGTGATGACTACTACAACTCAGAGCAGAATATGAACGCAATATACCTGCCAAAGTACAACAAAGAAAAACCGCTGTATATAGGCTTCTTTAATACAGGCGCGTACCAGGAAACCATTGGCGGTTACGGCGGGCTTCACCACTGCCTTATACCGCAGCCCAAGCATATATTGATTGACCGTGATGAAAACGGAATATTGGCAACAGAGGTTTTCTCGGAAATGCAAAAAGCTGAAGAAGTTCTTAAAATTCTGGGTTACGACAAAAAATAA
- the aroB gene encoding 3-dehydroquinate synthase yields the protein MLQPGAYSKVFILADTNTAQYCLPQFLQQLATETGIEIIEIEPGEANKNIETCTGVWSALAELGADRKSIMINLGGGMVTDLGAFIASTFMRGIDYINVPTSLLAMVDASVGGKTGVDLDNLKNYIGVFSTPKAVIIDIGFLETLAQEEMRSGLAEMLKHGIIADRSYWNNFTDLSGLTTDDLAAFIHRSVEIKNEIVLADPKELDERMLLNFGHTIGHAVESYFLGNVEKQTLLHGEAVAVGIIIESCIAHEKGLLGIEEYREIKEVVSSIFPKVVISPSDVENIISLLVHDKKNAFGRINFVLPESIGSAKIKQQAENALIYRAFEDYSG from the coding sequence ATGCTGCAACCGGGCGCCTACTCTAAAGTCTTCATCCTAGCCGATACTAATACGGCACAATATTGCCTGCCTCAGTTTTTGCAACAACTGGCTACAGAAACAGGAATCGAGATTATAGAAATTGAGCCCGGAGAAGCCAATAAAAATATTGAAACCTGCACAGGTGTTTGGAGTGCGCTCGCCGAACTTGGAGCCGACCGTAAGAGTATAATGATAAACCTCGGCGGCGGGATGGTTACAGACCTTGGCGCTTTTATAGCCTCTACTTTTATGAGGGGGATTGATTATATTAATGTACCTACTTCGCTCCTTGCTATGGTTGATGCGTCTGTTGGCGGAAAAACAGGAGTCGACCTTGACAACCTGAAAAATTACATAGGGGTTTTCAGCACGCCCAAAGCTGTCATTATTGATATAGGTTTCCTTGAAACGCTGGCACAGGAAGAAATGCGATCTGGCCTGGCAGAAATGCTGAAACACGGTATCATTGCTGACAGAAGTTACTGGAATAATTTTACAGACCTTTCGGGCCTTACGACCGATGACCTTGCAGCTTTTATACATCGTTCGGTTGAAATTAAGAACGAAATTGTACTTGCCGACCCTAAAGAGCTGGATGAGCGTATGCTGCTGAATTTCGGCCATACTATTGGCCATGCAGTAGAATCTTACTTTTTAGGAAACGTTGAAAAACAGACGCTTTTACATGGTGAAGCTGTGGCTGTTGGCATAATAATTGAATCGTGCATTGCGCATGAAAAAGGACTTTTAGGTATTGAAGAGTACCGCGAAATTAAAGAAGTGGTTTCTTCAATTTTTCCAAAGGTTGTAATCAGCCCATCTGATGTAGAAAACATCATTTCCCTGCTGGTTCACGATAAGAAAAACGCTTTTGGACGGATAAATTTTGTGCTGCCGGAAAGCATAGGTTCGGCCAAAATAAAACAGCAGGCAGAAAACGCTTTGATTTACAGGGCTTTTGAAGACTACAGCGGGTAA
- a CDS encoding proline dehydrogenase family protein — MEKIFNNTADAFALKSDTELERAYFLFKMIASQPLVRIGTAVTNFALKMHLPVEGLIRATVFDHFCGGTTEEDCLPVVDKMYTKGVSSVLDYSVEAKEEESEFDKALEKTLKTIVFAKERDAIPFAVFKPTGFGRFDLWVKLGKGEPFTVEEANEWKRVVERFETVCKEAHANDVALLIDAEESWMQDAADDLVAEMMRKYNKEKAIVFNTLQMYRWDRLDYLKKLHKQAKEEGFFIGMKVVRGAYMEKENNRAEEMGYVSPICISKEATDINYDDCIAYMVENIDTMAIFAGTHNEESSYKLMQLMQQKGIAKNDERVWFGQLYGMSDNISFNLAANGYNVAKYLPFGPVRDVMPYLIRRAEENTSVAGQTSRELNLISAERKRRKLN; from the coding sequence ATGGAGAAGATCTTCAACAACACCGCTGATGCTTTTGCGCTAAAGAGCGATACCGAGCTTGAAAGGGCATATTTTCTTTTCAAAATGATTGCCTCTCAGCCATTGGTAAGGATTGGTACGGCGGTTACGAATTTTGCGCTAAAGATGCACCTGCCTGTTGAAGGGCTTATCCGTGCCACGGTTTTTGACCATTTTTGCGGCGGGACTACTGAAGAAGACTGCCTGCCGGTTGTTGATAAGATGTATACTAAGGGCGTTTCATCCGTGCTTGACTATTCTGTTGAAGCAAAAGAGGAAGAGTCTGAATTTGACAAAGCCCTTGAAAAGACTTTAAAGACCATTGTGTTTGCTAAAGAGCGCGATGCTATACCTTTTGCAGTATTTAAGCCTACAGGTTTCGGAAGATTTGACCTTTGGGTGAAACTGGGTAAAGGCGAACCATTTACTGTTGAAGAAGCCAATGAATGGAAAAGGGTGGTAGAACGTTTTGAAACAGTTTGTAAAGAAGCCCACGCCAATGATGTAGCCTTGCTCATTGATGCTGAAGAAAGCTGGATGCAGGATGCTGCCGATGACCTGGTAGCCGAAATGATGCGGAAGTATAATAAAGAAAAGGCAATAGTTTTTAATACATTGCAGATGTATCGTTGGGACAGGCTGGATTACCTGAAGAAACTTCATAAACAGGCAAAAGAAGAAGGCTTTTTTATTGGAATGAAGGTTGTGCGGGGCGCTTATATGGAAAAGGAGAATAACAGGGCGGAAGAGATGGGTTACGTTTCGCCAATATGCATATCAAAAGAGGCTACAGATATAAACTATGATGACTGTATTGCTTATATGGTTGAAAATATTGATACTATGGCAATTTTTGCCGGCACACATAATGAAGAAAGCTCATATAAACTAATGCAGCTGATGCAACAAAAAGGTATAGCAAAAAATGATGAACGTGTTTGGTTTGGGCAGCTTTACGGCATGAGTGATAACATCAGCTTTAACCTTGCAGCTAATGGGTACAATGTAGCGAAATACCTGCCATTCGGCCCTGTGCGCGATGTGATGCCATACCTTATCCGCAGGGCTGAAGAAAATACATCTGTAGCTGGGCAGACAAGCCGTGAACTGAACCTGATTAGCGCTGAACGCAAACGCAGGAAATTAAATTAA
- a CDS encoding DUF4258 domain-containing protein — MKFVHRLGYYLIGLLVGILFLFFFFKNKRTEFCYMPNCRVLKNIRSKPLTFSKEVKAKFDAKTYVLDDVKHSTENGNVDFSKSNKVYEGGGKIYVIEGQSVKGEDIVVEVVNFDEKVLLLDIKKAEK, encoded by the coding sequence ATGAAGTTTGTACATAGATTAGGATATTATCTCATAGGGCTGTTAGTAGGCATATTATTTTTGTTCTTTTTTTTCAAGAACAAACGCACAGAATTTTGCTATATGCCTAATTGCCGTGTGCTAAAAAACATTCGCAGTAAGCCTTTAACCTTTTCAAAAGAAGTAAAGGCTAAGTTTGATGCAAAAACTTATGTGCTTGATGATGTGAAACATTCAACCGAAAATGGTAATGTCGATTTCAGCAAAAGCAACAAAGTGTATGAAGGCGGAGGTAAAATTTATGTAATAGAAGGGCAAAGCGTTAAGGGTGAGGATATTGTTGTAGAAGTGGTCAACTTTGATGAAAAGGTATTATTGCTCGACATCAAAAAAGCCGAAAAATAA
- a CDS encoding phage integrase SAM-like domain and Arm DNA-binding domain-containing protein, producing MLENSFGITFFLKSSTKATKERYVYLRITVDGIPKETSTKRKWEVDRWSQRTERATGSREDAKVLNFFLDALHMKIQQFKSELMLAGHPITTQKIMDFVMGKNVSKAKVVQELQKHNDELLALVEKGEYAIGRHVRFEIAKKHLKEYLRFKYSVEDMDFRELNFEFVKDYEFYLKTVKNISHNTAVKYITNFKKIVLLAIDKEIITADRLSVLRQRKSKFLKSH from the coding sequence ATGTTAGAGAACAGTTTCGGAATTACCTTCTTCTTGAAGAGTTCCACAAAAGCCACAAAAGAAAGGTATGTTTACCTGAGAATTACAGTAGATGGTATACCCAAAGAAACATCTACCAAGCGCAAATGGGAAGTTGACCGCTGGAGTCAAAGGACGGAACGCGCTACCGGAAGCAGAGAAGATGCGAAAGTTTTAAACTTTTTCCTTGATGCACTGCATATGAAAATCCAGCAGTTCAAAAGTGAACTTATGTTAGCCGGGCATCCAATTACAACTCAAAAGATCATGGATTTTGTAATGGGAAAGAATGTCTCAAAAGCAAAGGTTGTCCAGGAGTTACAAAAACATAATGATGAACTTTTAGCTTTAGTCGAAAAGGGCGAATACGCCATAGGTAGACACGTCCGTTTCGAGATAGCCAAAAAGCACCTTAAGGAATACCTCCGCTTTAAGTACAGTGTGGAGGATATGGATTTCCGTGAACTCAACTTTGAGTTTGTAAAGGATTATGAGTTTTACCTGAAGACAGTTAAGAACATCAGCCACAACACGGCGGTAAAGTACATTACTAACTTTAAGAAAATTGTACTGCTTGCCATTGACAAAGAAATCATAACCGCTGACCGTTTAAGCGTTTTAAGGCAAAGAAAGTCAAAGTTCCTAAAAAGCCATTAA
- a CDS encoding site-specific integrase, with translation MRDIFVFKFYTGLAYIDAFNLKKSDIKFGIDGEMWIITERQKTGSNINIPLLPKAKAIMERYKDHKLCLERNSVLPVTSNQKMNAYLKEIADLCGIESTLNTHKARRTFGSTVTLNNDVPIHVVKEMLGHQSVKQTEEYAITEQKSIGKEMKQLQERLGNAESNFSLDDTRAIISKMEEEIRELKARLDMTGKEKPEGNGVLRICR, from the coding sequence GTGCGGGATATATTCGTCTTCAAATTCTACACCGGGCTGGCCTATATTGATGCTTTTAACTTGAAGAAGTCGGATATTAAGTTTGGCATTGACGGCGAAATGTGGATCATTACTGAACGGCAGAAAACAGGCAGTAATATTAATATTCCACTCTTACCGAAAGCCAAAGCGATTATGGAACGCTACAAAGACCATAAGCTTTGCCTGGAGCGTAATTCTGTATTGCCTGTTACCTCCAATCAAAAGATGAACGCCTACCTGAAGGAAATAGCTGACCTGTGCGGCATTGAAAGCACATTAAATACACATAAAGCCAGGCGTACTTTCGGAAGTACAGTGACGCTAAATAATGATGTACCAATCCATGTAGTTAAAGAAATGCTCGGCCATCAATCGGTAAAGCAGACCGAAGAGTATGCTATTACTGAGCAGAAGTCTATCGGAAAGGAAATGAAGCAATTGCAGGAGAGGCTGGGCAACGCTGAAAGTAATTTTTCGCTTGATGACACAAGAGCAATTATTTCAAAGATGGAAGAAGAAATTAGAGAGCTAAAAGCCAGGCTTGATATGACGGGGAAGGAAAAGCCTGAAGGCAATGGTGTTCTCCGAATATGCAGATAA
- a CDS encoding type II toxin-antitoxin system HigB family toxin, translating into MTSKRVVFNIHGNTYRLIVDIEYRLKIVFIVWLGTHKEYDKINAKEISYVKTDKK; encoded by the coding sequence GTGACAAGCAAGCGTGTTGTTTTTAATATTCATGGCAACACCTACCGGCTGATAGTGGATATCGAGTACCGACTGAAGATAGTATTTATAGTCTGGCTGGGGACACATAAGGAGTACGATAAGATTAACGCAAAAGAGATTAGCTATGTTAAGACTGATAAAAAATGA